In Arthrobacter sp. SLBN-83, one DNA window encodes the following:
- a CDS encoding NHL domain-containing thioredoxin family protein: protein MSETVRTHARVRASELVGRNWLNTGGKTLDLEALRGKIVLLDFWTFCCINCLHVLDELRPLEQQYSDVLVTVGVHSPKFEHEADPVALAAAVERYEIHHPVLDDPELDTWKAYTARAWPTLVVIDPEGYIVAHLSGEGHADGLAVLIPELIAEHEAKGTLHRGSGPYVAPEATSGTLRFPGKALFLPPGRGSTAVAGTSDDGTPAGAAAAVAAEKGSWLVTDTGHHRLVELGTDFETVLATFGSGTKGYADGPAAGETASAQFNEPQGLVLLPEDVAAKAGYDVVIADSVNHRLRGLSLTDGKASTLAGNGIQRLLETGPARVDEEGAGFSGSLGNDPLDVALSSPWDVVWSRKLNAVVVAMAGTHQIFSFDPVTGAVSIIAGNGLEGLLDGPAHESWFAQSSGLAEDADGNVWVADSETSALRKLVIADDGAITVESAVGKGLFDFGFRDGPAAEARLQHPLGVTVLPDGSVAIADTYNGAVRRYDPASGTVSTLARGLAEPSDVIVDHTQSAGSEPLLVVVEANKHQLVYVPIPKEAQQVDEGASQTQRPKSPVAPGTLDLTVRFTAPTGQKLDDRWGDPTQLKISSTPPELLVSGGGTSVGLLRTLELSPDVPEGVLHITARAAACDGPETEDGEIPDHAACHLYQQDWGIPVVLQADGDAELVLDLRGMD, encoded by the coding sequence ATGAGCGAAACCGTACGCACCCATGCCCGGGTCCGGGCCTCCGAACTGGTGGGCCGCAACTGGTTGAACACCGGTGGCAAGACCCTGGACCTGGAGGCCCTGCGCGGCAAGATCGTGCTGCTGGATTTCTGGACCTTCTGCTGCATCAACTGCCTGCACGTCCTGGATGAGCTGCGCCCGCTGGAGCAGCAGTACTCCGACGTGCTGGTCACCGTGGGCGTGCACTCGCCCAAGTTTGAGCACGAGGCGGACCCGGTGGCGCTGGCCGCCGCCGTGGAGCGCTACGAGATCCACCACCCCGTGCTGGACGATCCCGAGCTGGACACCTGGAAGGCGTACACCGCCCGTGCCTGGCCCACCCTGGTGGTCATCGACCCCGAGGGCTACATCGTGGCGCACCTCTCCGGCGAGGGCCACGCGGACGGCCTGGCCGTGCTGATCCCCGAACTGATCGCCGAGCACGAGGCCAAGGGCACCCTCCACCGCGGCTCCGGTCCCTACGTGGCACCCGAGGCGACGTCCGGCACCCTGCGCTTCCCCGGCAAGGCGCTGTTCCTGCCGCCGGGGCGCGGTTCCACTGCTGTGGCTGGAACGTCCGACGACGGCACGCCAGCAGGTGCCGCGGCCGCGGTTGCTGCCGAGAAGGGTTCCTGGCTGGTCACCGACACCGGGCACCACCGCCTGGTGGAACTCGGCACCGACTTCGAGACTGTCCTGGCCACCTTCGGTTCGGGAACCAAGGGCTACGCCGACGGTCCCGCCGCAGGGGAAACCGCCAGCGCCCAGTTCAACGAACCCCAGGGTCTGGTTCTGCTGCCGGAAGATGTGGCAGCCAAGGCGGGTTACGACGTCGTCATTGCCGACTCCGTCAACCACCGCCTGCGTGGACTCTCGCTCACGGACGGGAAGGCCTCCACCCTGGCCGGCAACGGCATCCAGCGCCTGCTGGAGACCGGCCCGGCGCGTGTTGACGAGGAGGGCGCCGGCTTCAGCGGTTCCCTGGGCAATGACCCGTTGGACGTTGCGCTGAGCTCGCCCTGGGACGTTGTGTGGTCGCGCAAGCTGAATGCGGTGGTGGTGGCCATGGCCGGCACCCACCAGATTTTCAGCTTTGACCCCGTCACCGGTGCCGTGTCGATCATTGCCGGCAACGGCCTTGAAGGCCTGCTCGATGGACCGGCCCACGAATCCTGGTTCGCCCAGTCCTCCGGCCTCGCCGAGGATGCGGACGGAAACGTCTGGGTGGCGGACTCCGAGACCTCCGCCCTCCGCAAGCTGGTCATTGCCGACGACGGCGCCATCACCGTGGAATCCGCCGTGGGCAAGGGCCTGTTCGACTTCGGCTTCCGCGACGGCCCCGCCGCCGAAGCCCGGCTGCAGCACCCGCTCGGTGTGACCGTCCTCCCTGACGGCTCCGTGGCAATTGCCGACACCTACAACGGAGCCGTGCGCCGCTACGACCCCGCGTCCGGCACCGTCTCCACCCTGGCCCGTGGCCTGGCCGAGCCGTCCGACGTGATCGTGGACCACACGCAGTCCGCCGGCTCGGAGCCGCTGCTGGTGGTGGTGGAGGCCAACAAGCACCAGTTGGTGTACGTGCCTATCCCTAAGGAAGCGCAGCAGGTGGATGAGGGCGCATCCCAGACCCAGCGGCCCAAGAGCCCGGTGGCCCCCGGGACCCTGGACCTGACGGTTCGCTTCACCGCGCCTACCGGGCAGAAGCTCGATGACCGCTGGGGCGACCCCACGCAGCTGAAGATCTCCTCCACGCCGCCCGAGCTGCTGGTGTCCGGCGGCGGAACCTCGGTGGGGCTGCTCCGCACCCTGGAGCTGTCCCCCGACGTGCCCGAGGGCGTGCTGCACATTACCGCCCGCGCCGCAGCCTGCGACGGACCGGAAACCGAGGACGGCGAGATCCCGGACCACGCCGCCTGCCACCTTTACCAGCAGGACTGGGGCATCCCCGTGGTCCTGCAGGCCGACGGCGACGCTGAGCTGGTCCTGGACCTCCGCGGGATGGACTAA
- a CDS encoding type IV toxin-antitoxin system AbiEi family antitoxin domain-containing protein codes for MDPSEILKSAGGVLLRRDLAAAGATETDIRRAVRGGQVVRLERGLLAVPGADAELVGAGQARSLLTCASAAPHYGLWQLQPATRPHYWQSNGRRTVRCVSHRLPLTQRPHHRTLAALPDVLLHALLCLPELESLVMVECAYNRGDIEPSLLLRHLQGNRSGKARNVVSKVERGADSLLETLARVLFRDAGIATETQVWIEGVGRVDFLLEGFLIVEIDGLAFHLETRQFKKDRRRDNMAVRHGLPVLRFFYDDVVYAPESVLAQVREVLARGSLRWPQPNQPSFRGDWI; via the coding sequence ATGGACCCATCGGAAATCCTCAAATCGGCCGGAGGAGTGCTGCTGCGGCGTGACCTGGCAGCCGCCGGGGCAACGGAAACGGACATTCGCCGTGCGGTCCGTGGTGGGCAGGTGGTGCGGTTGGAGCGAGGGCTGCTGGCCGTTCCGGGTGCGGACGCGGAACTGGTGGGCGCAGGACAGGCCCGTAGCTTACTGACATGCGCATCGGCCGCCCCGCATTACGGACTGTGGCAGCTTCAACCGGCTACCCGGCCGCACTACTGGCAAAGCAACGGAAGACGTACCGTCCGCTGCGTCAGCCACCGGCTTCCCCTAACGCAGCGGCCCCATCACCGGACACTCGCAGCACTTCCCGATGTGCTGCTTCACGCACTGCTGTGCCTGCCGGAGCTCGAGTCGCTGGTCATGGTGGAATGCGCCTACAACAGAGGGGACATTGAGCCGTCTTTGCTGTTGCGCCACTTGCAGGGCAACCGGTCAGGCAAGGCGCGGAATGTTGTGTCCAAGGTAGAGCGCGGCGCAGACTCCCTCCTCGAAACTTTGGCCCGGGTGCTGTTCAGGGATGCCGGCATAGCCACCGAGACCCAAGTGTGGATTGAGGGGGTGGGCCGCGTGGACTTCCTGCTGGAAGGATTCCTCATCGTGGAAATTGACGGGCTCGCGTTCCACCTTGAGACCCGTCAGTTCAAGAAGGACCGCCGCAGGGACAACATGGCTGTCCGTCATGGCCTGCCCGTACTTAGGTTCTTCTATGACGACGTGGTTTACGCCCCGGAATCGGTCCTGGCGCAGGTCCGTGAGGTCCTGGCACGGGGGTCACTGCGGTGGCCGCAGCCGAACCAGCCCAGTTTTCGGGGTGATTGGATCTAG
- a CDS encoding helicase HerA-like domain-containing protein, producing the protein MATKTTAEKLATIQKGYTLEGATIELGAAIIDGELHKDAPVRLPLAMMNRHGLVAGATGTGKTVTLHMMAEQLSTAGVPVFLADIKGDLSGLATAAVGSDKLRARTDSIGQPWEGKTFPVEFLALGGDGNGVPVRATVTSFGPILLSRIMELNDTQESSLQLVFYFADKNGLELIDLKDLRAVIQFLTSDEGKDKLEELGGLSKATAGVILREIVNLEAQGLEKFFGEPEFDTAELLRTAPDGRGVVTCLELPTLQTKPMLFSTFLMWLLADLFEDLPEAGDLDKPKLVFFLDEAHLLFNGATKAFLDAITTTVRLIRSKGVGIFFVTQTPKDVPADVLGQLANRVQHALRAFTPEDAKALKATVSTFPVSDYDLEETLTSAGIGEAVITVMNEKGAPTPVALTRLRAPESLMGPSEDALVRSTVAGSALLGKYGTAVDNPSAYEKLNGKAAAPTGPAASAPAGTPSAGTPASYDVDAEARRIEEEILGRPSSRPPQATAPAPQDFDVQYGTPDYSEPQESKPRAKAPRTRKPASQPRQPQSEPGGMMGDLGGVLGGALGGGLKSMARSMGTQLGRELLRGVFGTSSRRRRR; encoded by the coding sequence ATGGCCACCAAAACCACAGCAGAGAAGCTCGCCACCATCCAGAAGGGCTACACGCTGGAAGGCGCCACCATCGAGCTGGGAGCCGCCATCATTGACGGCGAGCTCCACAAGGACGCGCCGGTGCGGCTGCCGCTGGCCATGATGAACCGGCATGGGCTGGTGGCGGGAGCCACCGGTACCGGCAAGACCGTCACGCTGCACATGATGGCTGAGCAGCTGTCCACCGCCGGTGTCCCCGTGTTCCTGGCCGACATCAAAGGCGACCTCTCCGGCCTGGCGACGGCCGCCGTCGGCAGCGACAAACTCAGGGCGCGCACGGACAGCATCGGCCAGCCGTGGGAGGGCAAGACGTTCCCGGTGGAGTTTCTGGCACTGGGCGGCGATGGCAACGGCGTGCCGGTCCGCGCCACGGTGACCTCGTTCGGGCCCATCCTGCTCTCCCGGATCATGGAACTGAATGACACCCAGGAGTCCAGCCTTCAGCTGGTGTTCTACTTCGCGGACAAGAACGGCCTGGAGCTGATCGACCTCAAGGACCTGCGCGCCGTCATCCAGTTCCTCACGTCCGACGAAGGCAAGGACAAGCTGGAGGAGCTCGGCGGCCTGTCCAAGGCGACAGCCGGCGTGATCCTGCGGGAGATCGTGAACCTGGAGGCGCAGGGGCTGGAGAAGTTTTTCGGCGAGCCTGAGTTCGACACCGCGGAGCTGCTGCGGACTGCCCCGGACGGGCGCGGCGTGGTCACCTGCCTGGAGCTGCCCACGCTGCAGACCAAACCGATGCTGTTCTCCACCTTCCTGATGTGGCTGCTGGCCGACCTGTTCGAGGACCTCCCCGAGGCCGGCGACCTGGACAAGCCCAAGCTGGTGTTCTTCCTGGACGAGGCCCACCTGCTGTTCAACGGCGCCACCAAAGCCTTCCTTGACGCCATCACCACCACCGTCCGCCTGATCCGGTCCAAGGGCGTGGGCATCTTCTTCGTCACCCAGACACCCAAGGACGTCCCCGCCGACGTCCTTGGCCAGCTGGCCAACCGGGTCCAGCACGCCCTGCGCGCGTTCACCCCCGAGGACGCCAAGGCGCTCAAGGCCACAGTGTCCACGTTCCCGGTCAGCGACTACGACCTCGAGGAGACCTTGACCTCCGCGGGCATCGGCGAGGCCGTCATCACCGTCATGAACGAAAAAGGCGCGCCCACGCCGGTGGCCCTTACCCGGCTGCGCGCACCCGAATCCCTCATGGGTCCCAGCGAGGACGCGCTGGTCCGCAGCACGGTGGCCGGTTCCGCCCTGCTTGGCAAGTACGGGACTGCCGTGGACAACCCTTCCGCGTACGAGAAGCTGAACGGCAAGGCCGCGGCGCCCACGGGGCCGGCAGCCTCTGCACCAGCCGGCACACCTTCTGCCGGGACTCCTGCCTCTTATGACGTGGACGCGGAAGCCCGGCGGATTGAAGAGGAGATCCTGGGCCGGCCCAGCAGCAGGCCGCCGCAGGCCACGGCTCCGGCGCCACAGGATTTCGACGTCCAGTACGGCACCCCTGATTACAGCGAGCCACAGGAGTCCAAGCCGCGGGCCAAGGCTCCGCGGACCCGGAAGCCGGCGTCGCAGCCCAGGCAGCCACAGTCGGAGCCGGGCGGCATGATGGGTGATCTGGGCGGGGTCCTCGGTGGTGCCCTGGGCGGCGGCCTGAAGAGCATGGCGCGGTCCATGGGCACGCAGTTGGGGCGCGAACTGCTCCGCGGAGTCTTCGGAACGTCGTCCCGCCGCCGCCGACGCTGA
- a CDS encoding GNAT family N-acetyltransferase: MTAEPGLKPSPFHPGPLDPAALTVLSLPMHDPRVRPLLDELAVEYDTRYGDLFGRSAAADELNRYPAEEFEEPHGALLVVQEDGESIAGGAFRRYDDTTAELKRIWTHSAHRRRGLGRLVLAELEALAAARGYTRLYLTTGPRQPEAKHLYLNTGYQAQFDVDADPETIGPLAFTKDLPAK, translated from the coding sequence ATGACCGCAGAACCCGGCCTCAAGCCGAGCCCTTTCCACCCAGGGCCCCTCGATCCCGCCGCCCTCACGGTCCTCAGCCTGCCCATGCACGATCCCCGGGTCCGGCCGCTGCTGGACGAGCTCGCCGTCGAATATGACACCCGCTACGGAGACCTGTTCGGGCGCAGCGCCGCCGCTGACGAGCTGAACCGCTATCCGGCGGAGGAATTCGAGGAGCCGCACGGTGCACTCCTGGTGGTCCAGGAGGATGGCGAGTCGATCGCCGGAGGGGCGTTCCGCCGGTACGACGACACCACGGCGGAACTGAAACGGATCTGGACCCACTCAGCCCACCGCCGTCGTGGCTTGGGCCGCCTGGTGCTGGCTGAGCTGGAAGCCCTTGCCGCTGCCCGCGGCTACACCCGGCTGTACCTCACCACCGGGCCGCGGCAGCCCGAGGCCAAGCACCTCTACCTGAACACCGGCTACCAGGCCCAGTTCGATGTGGACGCCGACCCGGAAACCATCGGACCCCTGGCGTTCACCAAGGACCTGCCGGCCAAGTAA
- a CDS encoding FAD/NAD(P)-binding protein: MPANVPAIVFIGGGPRTAGVLERIAANRPDVFTGPLQIHVVEPHIPGSGRIWRYCQDPGLLLNSMAADITMFTDSSVECAGPAAPGPGLAEWAAGVLDASIIDVPDFPQPLWKQLRTLTGTTFPTRQLQSQYLEWFFRRAAKSLGRSVTVHRTTAVGISALDDGGHHVELANGRTLHADIVVTALGHTDSRPDAVSAAFSDFAARHGGYHAAPSYTTDVDYSPIAPGQDVIVAGMGLAFVDLLVLLMEGRGGRFEKTDDGGLRYLPSGREPRLWAGSRRGVPYHSKISAVLRGQAPGPLRFFTADAVEALLAQHGELDFRGHLWPLIAKEAGYYYYRELLTGSPERAAMGWDSFALQYAGLDWYSRGRAELVAAAVPDSALHLDLERLDRPFAELRFDGHQAVQNAVARHIEQDLALRDSPDHPETLALFLALLHVYMEVGRAVPPERLNARSQQVIHGWWHGFFSFVDSGPPPHRLREMLALHRAGLLEFLGPSVEVTLDEAGGTFRATSRQSGVSVSAKALIEARLPSTSVARSLNPMLASLYESGLGSEQQLLTSDGIHSTGKLLVSAAHRLVGADGQPSPTLFGIGPGTSGWGAGAFARPNTNAAPFRENDALARTILGVARDIAVRPSETIASEPAAVGKN; the protein is encoded by the coding sequence ATGCCAGCAAATGTCCCGGCCATCGTCTTCATCGGCGGCGGACCGCGCACGGCGGGTGTGCTGGAGCGGATTGCTGCCAACCGGCCGGACGTCTTCACCGGGCCGCTGCAGATTCACGTGGTGGAGCCGCACATCCCGGGCTCCGGCCGGATCTGGCGGTACTGCCAGGACCCTGGGCTCCTCCTCAACTCGATGGCAGCGGACATCACCATGTTCACGGACTCATCCGTGGAGTGCGCCGGGCCTGCCGCCCCAGGCCCCGGTCTGGCCGAGTGGGCCGCCGGCGTGCTGGACGCTTCCATCATTGACGTTCCGGACTTCCCGCAGCCGCTGTGGAAGCAACTGCGGACCCTGACCGGCACCACCTTCCCCACCAGGCAGCTGCAAAGCCAGTACCTCGAGTGGTTCTTCCGCCGGGCTGCCAAGTCGCTGGGCCGCAGCGTGACGGTCCACCGGACCACCGCCGTGGGCATCTCCGCGCTCGACGACGGCGGACACCACGTTGAGTTGGCCAACGGCCGGACGCTGCATGCGGACATCGTCGTCACCGCACTGGGGCACACCGATTCCCGGCCGGACGCCGTCTCCGCCGCTTTCTCCGACTTCGCGGCCCGGCACGGCGGCTACCACGCGGCACCCAGCTACACCACCGACGTCGACTACTCCCCCATTGCCCCCGGGCAGGACGTCATCGTCGCCGGGATGGGCCTGGCGTTCGTGGACCTGCTGGTCCTCCTCATGGAAGGGCGCGGCGGCCGGTTCGAGAAAACGGACGACGGCGGGCTGCGCTACCTTCCGTCGGGACGGGAACCACGGCTGTGGGCCGGGTCGCGCCGCGGGGTGCCGTACCACTCCAAGATCTCCGCAGTCCTGCGGGGCCAGGCGCCGGGGCCGCTGCGGTTCTTCACGGCCGACGCGGTGGAGGCCCTGCTGGCGCAGCACGGCGAGCTGGACTTCCGTGGGCACCTCTGGCCGCTGATCGCCAAGGAAGCGGGCTATTACTACTACCGCGAGCTCCTGACGGGCAGTCCGGAGCGGGCGGCCATGGGGTGGGATTCCTTCGCCCTGCAGTATGCCGGCCTGGACTGGTACAGCCGCGGGCGCGCGGAACTGGTGGCGGCCGCCGTCCCTGACTCAGCACTGCACCTGGACCTGGAAAGGCTGGACCGGCCCTTCGCCGAGCTCCGCTTCGACGGGCACCAGGCTGTCCAGAATGCGGTGGCGCGGCACATCGAGCAGGACCTCGCGCTGCGGGACAGCCCTGATCATCCGGAAACCCTGGCTCTGTTCCTGGCCCTGCTGCACGTCTATATGGAGGTGGGGCGCGCGGTCCCGCCGGAGCGGCTGAACGCCAGGTCGCAGCAGGTGATCCACGGCTGGTGGCATGGTTTCTTCAGCTTTGTGGATTCCGGGCCGCCGCCGCACCGGCTGCGCGAGATGCTGGCGCTGCACCGGGCGGGCCTGCTGGAGTTCCTGGGCCCTAGCGTGGAGGTCACCCTTGATGAGGCGGGCGGAACCTTCCGCGCCACCTCCCGGCAATCAGGCGTCTCCGTTTCTGCCAAGGCGTTGATCGAGGCGCGGCTCCCGTCCACGTCGGTGGCCCGGTCCCTGAATCCAATGCTTGCCTCGCTGTACGAAAGCGGGCTGGGCAGTGAGCAGCAGCTGCTGACCTCGGACGGCATCCACTCCACCGGGAAGCTGCTGGTTTCCGCTGCGCACCGGCTGGTGGGAGCCGACGGCCAACCCTCGCCCACGCTCTTTGGCATCGGGCCGGGTACCTCCGGCTGGGGCGCGGGAGCCTTTGCCCGGCCCAACACCAACGCCGCGCCCTTCCGGGAAAACGACGCCCTGGCGCGGACCATCCTCGGCGTTGCCCGGGACATCGCCGTCCGGCCGTCCGAGACAATAGCTTCAGAACCAGCCGCCGTCGGAAAGAACTGA
- a CDS encoding amino acid ABC transporter permease: MSSAATKVAQSQPQPAAEALPARPDTPVRQATDYSSYRVVAAKYPWRWVGTAVVALGVLAVAWSLATNPRWEWGVVAQWFTAQSVVKGLVETLKLTAISGVLGFVLGFILALMRLSASPLLVSVSWTFSWIFRSTPLLVQMLLWYNLGYLYEKISLGIPFTDVRFFEVQTTTLISQFAAAVLGLTLNQAAYSAEIIRGGILSVDQGQLEAAAALGIPAWRRSTRIVLPQAMRAILPTAFNEIIGLVKGTSIVYVLAYSELFYTVQVIYNRTQQVLPLLLVATLWYIVITSVLSVFQYYIERHYSKGAVRNLPLTPLQKARKFFATHAAVPNRRNF, from the coding sequence ATGAGTTCAGCAGCAACCAAGGTGGCGCAGTCACAACCGCAGCCGGCGGCGGAAGCGCTGCCAGCCAGGCCTGATACCCCCGTCCGGCAGGCCACGGACTACTCGTCTTATCGGGTAGTGGCCGCCAAGTATCCATGGCGCTGGGTGGGGACGGCCGTCGTCGCTCTGGGCGTCCTGGCCGTGGCGTGGTCCCTGGCCACCAACCCGCGCTGGGAGTGGGGCGTGGTGGCGCAGTGGTTCACCGCCCAGTCCGTGGTCAAAGGGCTGGTGGAGACCCTGAAGCTCACCGCCATCTCCGGCGTCCTGGGGTTTGTGCTGGGCTTCATCCTGGCGCTGATGCGGCTGTCCGCGTCGCCGCTGCTGGTCTCGGTGTCCTGGACGTTCTCCTGGATCTTCCGCTCCACGCCGCTGCTGGTGCAGATGCTCCTCTGGTACAACCTGGGCTACCTGTACGAAAAGATCAGCCTGGGAATCCCGTTCACCGACGTCCGGTTCTTCGAGGTCCAGACCACCACACTGATCAGCCAGTTCGCGGCCGCCGTGCTGGGGCTGACCCTGAACCAGGCCGCCTACTCGGCGGAAATCATCCGCGGCGGCATCCTCTCCGTGGACCAGGGCCAGCTGGAGGCAGCGGCCGCGCTGGGCATCCCGGCCTGGCGCCGCTCCACGCGGATCGTGCTGCCGCAGGCCATGCGCGCCATCCTGCCCACCGCGTTCAACGAGATCATCGGCCTGGTCAAGGGCACCTCGATCGTCTACGTCCTGGCCTACTCCGAACTGTTCTACACGGTCCAGGTCATCTACAACCGCACGCAGCAGGTCCTGCCGCTACTCCTGGTGGCCACGCTCTGGTACATCGTGATCACCTCCGTGCTGAGCGTTTTCCAGTACTACATCGAACGGCACTACTCCAAGGGCGCGGTGCGGAACCTGCCGCTGACGCCCCTGCAGAAGGCCCGCAAATTCTTTGCCACCCACGCGGCCGTCCCCAACCGGAGGAACTTCTGA